Proteins encoded by one window of Candidatus Acididesulfobacter guangdongensis:
- a CDS encoding aminotransferase class I/II-fold pyridoxal phosphate-dependent enzyme, producing MTLMIEEDDCNRLTENRQCDDGAHGGNLFEGFGQNDYDILNIFNEAKKKIDFSANINSLGLSKNALCILKNTKLLKFLIENYPEIYPERLINKLSDYHCVQSGNIFIGAGATDLIYKILSVFQPENALIAEPSFSEYERACRAFNINTVHQCTLLEDSFKLINGSLTEFIEKINKLNERDLIFIASPSNPAGVITPVNTVIEILKICKKKNIYLILDESFMDFKEEYSSKHLIEKFDNLIVLRSLTKFFAIPGERLGYIVSCEKNILNMSKNNTPWSIGGLASALAVSSLSDTGYIENSVKYINKLKKEMYNDIMRLKIFEIINGEANFLLLKIKTGYHLDNTNNNNNNNHHQHQLSSALTIKDYLFNKGILIRYAGNYRCLDGSFFRIAVKTRKDNKILISELKKIEI from the coding sequence ATGACATTAATGATAGAAGAAGACGATTGTAACAGGTTAACAGAAAACAGGCAGTGTGATGATGGGGCGCATGGCGGAAATCTATTTGAAGGATTCGGTCAAAATGATTACGACATTTTAAATATTTTTAATGAGGCTAAAAAAAAAATAGATTTTTCGGCAAATATAAATTCGTTAGGTTTAAGTAAAAATGCCTTATGTATTTTAAAAAATACAAAATTACTGAAATTTTTAATTGAAAATTATCCGGAAATTTATCCTGAAAGATTAATAAACAAACTCAGCGATTATCATTGTGTCCAAAGCGGTAATATATTTATCGGTGCCGGAGCAACAGACTTAATTTATAAAATATTATCCGTATTTCAACCCGAAAATGCGCTTATAGCAGAACCGTCGTTTTCCGAGTACGAACGAGCTTGCAGAGCCTTTAATATAAATACAGTGCATCAATGTACGCTTCTCGAAGATAGTTTCAAACTGATAAACGGCAGTTTGACTGAATTTATTGAGAAAATAAACAAGTTAAACGAGCGCGATTTAATATTTATAGCAAGTCCGTCAAATCCCGCAGGAGTAATCACGCCCGTAAATACCGTCATAGAGATTCTAAAAATATGCAAAAAGAAAAACATATATTTAATATTAGATGAATCCTTTATGGATTTTAAAGAAGAATATTCATCTAAACATCTGATAGAAAAATTTGACAACTTAATTGTTTTACGTTCTTTGACAAAATTTTTTGCAATACCCGGAGAAAGATTAGGTTATATAGTAAGCTGCGAAAAAAATATTTTAAATATGTCAAAAAATAACACTCCGTGGAGCATAGGCGGACTCGCCTCGGCTTTGGCTGTTTCTTCGCTATCTGACACAGGATATATTGAAAATTCAGTGAAATATATTAACAAATTAAAAAAAGAAATGTATAACGATATTATGAGATTGAAAATTTTTGAAATTATAAACGGAGAAGCAAATTTTTTACTTTTAAAAATCAAAACCGGCTATCATCTTGACAATACCAATAATAATAATAACAATAATCATCATCAACATCAATTAAGCAGCGCATTAACTATTAAAGATTATTTATTTAATAAAGGCATATTAATAAGATACGCCGGCAATTACCGCTGTTTAGACGGCAGTTTTTTCAGGATAGCGGTTAAAACAAGGAAAGATAATAAAATTCTGATAAGTGAATTAAAAAAAATAGAGATATAA